TTGAGTTCTGAAATTCgttaaagatttaaaataaagaggGATGGTTTTTTCTTGGTAGCACGCAAACTCGCCTGAATCGGAGAGTGAAAACCGGCATAAAAGacagaaaaaagagagtagtCGCCGAAGTGGTAATGACGAGCTAGAGGATGGAGAAGTTGGGGAGTGATAGTGAAATTCGACATTAATCTGAAACCTTTCTACATCCCAATTACTTtcttgattcatatttttacactgtaatgatatttttgttttcatttcatttctctgTTAATTGGATATATACTGAAAATCTTTGATTCTTACTGTCAATGGAGAAAAACCACCCAAAAAAGAGTACTGGAGTTTACTTCCTCTGTTTATTGTTTGACTTGAGACAAATCATCTCTCATCATTGCTTTCCTCCTCCACTGGCCACTGCAACTATATCGATATTACACTTGGTCCTGGAACTTCTCAACACACATATTTATATGATCTGTTAGCGGTTGTGACTTGTGACAAAGtacatttacatttttgttgtgCATACTTAAATCTCAACCTCCAACCGACCGAATATTCATGGATGCTCCTTCACCATCGTCTTATCAATGAAGTAAGCAACTGCAACAACATACATGAATTCACACATCATTCATTAGCATCACCTTTGAACAAACACGGTAAATACTGAAACAGATGTAAGCAAATGTTCCAACTTTCTTCTTGGACTTAGGAGAATGCATTCACATACCTCAAATAGCTCGAATGCACTACCCTTCCGATACgtatcatctttcttcttggaCTCTGTAGGAAGCACACTGAATAACAATGCTCTCCATCCTATAAGTAAAACAGCAGTACTTCCCATTGTCACCAACACAAAGCTATATGCCGGAATGTGACCTGATGAAGCTGACCTAATGATAATTCCAAGCTGTAACGAAAGGAACAAGCTTTAAACAGTTTAGTAGAGATACCAACACCCTAAACCTACAATGTCAAAAAGATTGGTAAATGTCGCCTTACCGGAGTTCCGACAATCCAAGATTTCGCAGCTGCAACCACAGCTTTAGACTTTCCCTTCATTCCTCGTCCTTCCTCCGCATAACCCCCCAAGAAATAAGCACTCAGAAACCATCCTGCCACataaagtttccatttttacTTGAAACAAAGCTTCTCAAACGCAAGATAGATAACAGAGTAACGAAAACGAATCAATACCCGCAATGAAAGGGTCAGCTGTGTGGAGAGTatcaagagaaaaaacagGGAAACCATGGCTAAATCTCCCAATGGCAGAGAAGATAAGCAGAGCTAAAACATCACCACCCGCAAGTAAAGCCACACGACtgaaagaaacaacacaaaacatttGAGATAACAATACAAAAGCAATCCTTCCTCTAGAGAGACTAAAACAAAGTAAAGTTAGAGTTTTTAATTACCCCCATTTGGTAATGTTAGAAGATGAAGTAGATGACGGTTTATCGAATTGAATCACGCCCTCGAGAGGAACATTATCTTGACCCACGAAAACTGTTTCATCTCCTGAAGAAGGGATTTGAGAAGCTGAGGTTGAGGGTTTTGAGTTGACGCTTCCGTCGGGGTTAGAGAGAGCGAGGACGACGCGGGGACGACTCCGGTGAGTGTTTGGTGCAGGGAGGAGCCATGAATCgggagaagagaaaggagaaggtTTGGATTTGGTGATGAATCTGACGGCGGAGACAGGTCCGGTGGGAGTGCGAAGAACTAACATTCTCATTGTATCTTGTCAAGCCAATCGTCCGCCACACTCTCATATTCATATCATCAATTTTCTTATCAGTATAAcgaatttaatttttttatgtaaaaaaaaataaaaattatgacAGTGTAATAAAAAAGTGTTTTGCTTTGTGGTgactataaatataaataatactcCTTTcgttttatattataaattgttttgaattaattattttattttacaatataaatttgtttctaaatttttatgcaaactatatattattttaatatattctaaatatttatatcatataattttttttatgat
This sequence is a window from Arabidopsis thaliana chromosome 1 sequence. Protein-coding genes within it:
- a CDS encoding uncharacterized protein (unknown protein; FUNCTIONS IN: molecular_function unknown; INVOLVED IN: biological_process unknown; LOCATED IN: chloroplast; EXPRESSED IN: 22 plant structures; EXPRESSED DURING: 13 growth stages; CONTAINS InterPro DOMAIN/s: Protein of unknown function DUF3054 (InterPro:IPR021414); Has 246 Blast hits to 246 proteins in 119 species: Archae - 14; Bacteria - 181; Metazoa - 0; Fungi - 0; Plants - 45; Viruses - 0; Other Eukaryotes - 6 (source: NCBI BLink).), with the translated sequence MRMLVLRTPTGPVSAVRFITKSKPSPFSSPDSWLLPAPNTHRSRPRVVLALSNPDGSVNSKPSTSASQIPSSGDETVFVGQDNVPLEGVIQFDKPSSTSSSNITKWGRVALLAGGDVLALLIFSAIGRFSHGFPVFSLDTLHTADPFIAGWFLSAYFLGGYAEEGRGMKGKSKAVVAAAKSWIVGTPLGIIIRSASSGHIPAYSFVLVTMGSTAVLLIGWRALLFSVLPTESKKKDDTYRKGSAFELFELLTSLIRRW